From the Helianthus annuus cultivar XRQ/B chromosome 17, HanXRQr2.0-SUNRISE, whole genome shotgun sequence genome, the window ccaattgctgatacgtgtacgtgGTTGCCATGACTATATGTGAtgctatatacgtgctatatacgaacctgacttgtataataaccatgataggacgtggttgaccacttactagcttaactgtactccttgtgtatctgccgagcaaaccaaggtgagttcacacagccaaggcatgggattcccgggttgggaattgggttggatatgttattgttaaaagagttactcgtacttacgcattctatagactatagaccatcgtcctcaggttagtcaggacacgttacataaagcctacgtaacccagatcatttgccatttgtctcccgggtcgggaggacacgttacgtaaagcctacgtaacccaataccatccactggcttccaggtcggaaggccacgctgcgtaaagcctacgtagcccccacgcgtaccatgtcctcggggaagggcacgtcacgtaaagcctacgtgaccctgtacgttttcctgttctcagtaaagaagaacacatggtcggaagttagtctagtaagtaccgttaatgagaagccctcattagccaggataaacatgggaagcccccaccagtaatatgaacacaaggtttgggaagcccccacctttagtacacactagtatgggaagccccactagttatacttatgcactatgttatgaacttactttctgtgaactcgctcaactagttgttgattatttgctgcatgccttgcaggaccttaggtacattatggagcttgcacagggaggagcaggtcgttgtgggattcggatcgtaaattttatctgaacttataactattttgagttacattactatgcttccgctatttaaacgatgtttggttttgaaacatcaatcatgtcatgatgatttacattaattacttttattattaaatgctatgtttgatatgattggtggcttgatcctggtcatgtcacgctcccaagcggtggtactccgcgcgtggattttgggggtgtgacaagatcGGCGTATAACTTGGAGAGTATTAATTCGGAGGGCAGATCAGGGGGTCTCGCTTGTCTCTGGAACCCGGGTTTGTTTTCTTGTGATAATGTCATTAAAGATCGATATTTTTTGGTCCTGTCTGGGACCTTGATTCAGTTAGGTGTTCGGATTAATTTGGTGAATGTCTATGCGCCTAATGACGCGTCAACTAGAAGGAACTTATGGGTCAGGTTACTGGTTTTAAAGAATTCTATACAAGGATTGTGGGTTTTCATGGGGGACTTCAATGAAGTTAGGGATGTATCGGAGAGGTTTAATTCCGAATATAGCATCCAACGCGGAGGCATTCAATCAATTTATCTTATCGGCTGGCCTCTGCGAATTCaatatgggggggggggtggtaaATTTACATACATTTCGGATCGGGGGGGATAAGTTGAGCAAGCTGGATCGGTACCTTGTTTGTCTTGGCTTTATGGAGCGATGGCCGACGGCGTCGGTTCTAACCCTTAATCGGGATGTTTCGGATTAACGGCCGATTCTATTGTCCACTATACCATCAGATTTTGGCCACATTCCGTTTCGGTGTTTTAATTCTTGGATGGAGCTACCGGGTTTTGTGGAACTAGTAAATTAATTATGTTATAGTTTTGCTTTTAATGGGCCCGCGGATATGGCATTATCGGTGAAGTTGAGATGGCTTAAAAATACTATCAAGGCTTGGTTAAAGGTCGAACGTGATAAAACTGAAGGAATTTACTTGGATAAGAAGAATCGTATTCGTATTCTGGAAAGGATGGCTGAAGAAAGAGTCTTGGAGGAAAGAGAATTGTCTGAAAGGGCTGAATGTATCAACATAGTGTTGGAAGCGGACCGTAGGAAGGCTGCTGATGCCAAGCAAAAATCCCGGGCTAGGTGGGCCATAGATGGGGATGAAAATACTGCTTTTTTTCATAACCTCATTAACTCCAATGTCAGTAATAACCGTATCAATGGTCTTATGGTGAATGGAGCTTGGGTTACTAATCCGGTGGAGATAAAAGAAGCCTTTTTGGATTTCTTCTCGAAACAGTTCGTCGAACCAATGGATTCTCGGCCAAATATAATATGTCCTAATTTGGTTTCTCTCTCGTCTGTTGACGCTGATTCTCTGGTTGAACCATTTTCAGTAGTCGAAATAAAAGAAGCTATCTGGGGTTGTGTTGGGGACCGGGCCCCAGGCCCAGATGGTTTTAATTTTCTGTTCATTAAAAAGAATTGGGATCTTTTTCAAGGGGATTTCATTAGATTATTCCAGGAGTTTTTCGTTAAGGGTGCCATCAGCAGGTGTTGTACGTCTTCATTTATCGCCTTGATTCCAAAAATAAAAGACCCTGTGGATCCATCTAATTTTCGCCCTATTAGCTTGATCGGAGTAATTAATAAAGCTATTTCCAAGGTTTTGGTGAACTGGCTAAGGAAAGTGATAGGAAAGTTGGTCTCGGAGGAACAATCGGCATTCTTAGTCGGGAGGAATATTTCGGATGGTCCTTTGATACTAAACGAAACTATTGCCTGGATGAAAAAAGCTAAGAAAACTGGTATTCTTTTTAAGATTGATATTAATAAAGCATATGATTCTCTAAATTGGAAGTTTTTGGATGCTATTTTGGCTCAAATGAATTTCCCTGATCGTTGGAGAGGGTGGATTATCGCGACCCTCATCTCTTCTAGAGCATCGGTTTTGGTGAACGGTTCACCAACTATGGAATTTGTATGCTCTCGTGGTTTACGTCAAGGTGACCCTCTGTCTCCATTCTTGTTCGTTTTAGCCATGGAAGCTCTCACGGGGATCATGAAGAAGGCAGTGTCGGAAGATATTTTCAAAGGTCTTCGGTGTACGTCTGCTGGCCCGGTATTATCTCATCTTATTTACGCTGATGATGTTGTTTTTCTGGGTGAATGGTTGAGCGAAAATGCCGTAAATTTACGTAGGATATTGAGATGTTTTCACTTGGTCTCGGGGTTAAAGGTTAACCTTGCTAAATGCTCTATGTTCGGGATTGGGGTTGCAGAAGTAGAAGTGCAACAATTGGCGGATGTTCTGTCTTGTAAAAGAGGGTCTTTTCCCTTTAAACATTTGGGTTTCGTGGTAGGGGCCAACATGAATCTAATTCGTAACTGGAAGTCGGTCATAGATGTTTTTAAACATAGACTGTCAATTTGGAAAGCTAAAAACCTGTCATATGGTGGCAGAATAACGTTACTCAAATCGGTCCTGAACTCATTGCCCACTTATTTCTTTTCATTATACAAAGCTCCAGCAAAAGTTATTGAGATATTGGAACGGATGCGGAGGGTTTTCTTTTGGGGTGGAGTGGATGAAAACTCTTATATGAGTTGGATGGCTTGGGAAAAGGTTTCGGCTCCAATTGAATATGGGGGCCTAGGATTCGGTTCTCTTTGGGATTCTAATCTCGCGCTGTTGTcaaaatggtggtggaggttcaaAACGGATAAGGAAGGTTTATGGCGGAGAGTAGTATGGGCAGTACATCATAATAGTAGATCTTGGTCTTCGATTCCAGCTAAAGTTTCTTTGGCAGGTCCTTGGAAGCAAATTGTCAGCATTCGTGATCCGCTTATCCGAGTGGGTATTAATCTGATGGAGTCAATATGGTGTAGAGTGGGTTGTGGATCCAAATAAGCATTCTGGATCGATTTTTGGATTAGTCCTCAACCGCTTTCTATTAGTTTTCCACTTCTATTTGCATTAGAAAAGGATAAACTTTGTTCCATTTCTGACCGGGTATCGTGGGGGGATAGCACTGTAATTCTGTCGTGGTTTTGGAGTCGGCCTTCACTATCTGCAGCTGAGGAAGCTGAATTGACGGATTTGACTCTTCTTTTGAGTGATTTTGGGGTCCGTGAAGGTCCGGACAAATGGGTTTGGAATCATGATCATGTTGAAACGTTCTCGGTGGCTAGCATTAAACGGGTAGCGGCGGCGGCAACCAGGTCTGTTCCGGCTAACTTATTTTTATGGAATAATCTTGTGCCAAAAAAGGTTGGTGTTGTCTCTTGGCGGGCGTTAGCGGAACGTCTTCCGACTAGACTTTCCTTGGCTTGTAGGAACATTAATATTGGAGATACTAGATGTATCTTTTGTGGCGATTACGAGGAGTCTAGTGAACACCTTTTCGTTTCGTGCCAATTCACTCAGTCCATCTGGCTTGTTATGGCGCAGTGGTGCAAGATCCCTCCCATTATGGCGTTCTGCCTTAAAGATTTATTGGATTCTCATTTATATATGCAAGGAAGTAATAAGAAAAAGAAGGTGCTAAATGCCATTGTTCAGGTTGTGATTTGGAGCGTTTGGAGAATGCGTAATGAGGTTATTTTCAGGCAGGCGGCTCCTAGTATCTCAAAGGTGGTTGAAGAGTCCAAGTCAATGTCATACCACTGGATAAAAAATCGCTCGAGATCCTCGCATTGGTCCTGGAATGACTGGCGTGTTTTTTCCATTGGTTTGTGACGTATTATGTTTGAAATGTAATTTTGGATCCTCGTGTAGTCtggtttttgttttggttttgacCGGTTGGTCTTTTGGTGTATTTGAGTTGTAAATTTGGTGTCTAGCTTCTGGCTAGTTGAATTAATAAAATTtatgttggccgttaaaaaaaaaaaaaaaaaaactgagcCTACTAAAATTGTGTCGGTTTCTGCGTCACAGCAGGAGAATATTCGGCTTTTGAAGCTAGAACTTctaagactaaagggtatgggggccggctgaggcccggctaggaccggcgccggtcccccacaccgccccctgggCTCGGCTCGGCAAAGTCGACTCCCCACAGCCGGGGAGGACGGGCCTACTAATTCAAAAAGTAGCCGTTGAACGgctatattaattaaaaaaaatccttTTTTATATAAAACACACCTATTTTCACCATATTTTCCCCACTTTCAACCCAAAACCCTCTCACTTTTATACCATTTTCTCcccacttttataaaaaaaattatctttTCATCCACAATGCCATCTAATTCTTGGTGGCCCTCGTCTTCGGATGACGAAGAGGATATGTTTTTCGCAAACGCTGTGCTACAGGCGGGGCAGATTCTTAttgaagaggaagaggaagaggaagaggaagacgtCTCGTCTAAAAACGTTATTACCAGACGAATACGGATTAACATAGACCGCCAAGGTTTATCATTAAAAAAATTTATTATCCTTATTCCTTATTTCCtcgtatttatatattttttacgaCAGGAGCGCACGAGAAATTGGTGAACGATTATTTTTCGGATGAACCACTTTACAATGACGAGATTTTCAGACGCAGGTTCCGAATGAGTCGCCGGTTATTCACACGGATTGCTAATGATTTGGCGGGGCTAGACCCGTTTTTCACGCAACGACCTGATGCTCGAAATTATGAAGGGTTCACCACGTTACAAAAGTGTACTacggccattcgccaactggcGTACGGGACAGTGGCTGACGCTTTGGACGAGTATTTACAAATGTCGGCAAGAACTACGCGGGAATGCTTGTATCGGTTTTGCTATAATGTGGTGAAACTGTATAGCAAAAAATATTTGCGTAAACCAAACTCGTATGATGTTCAGCAGTTGTACCAAGCTCATGAAGCACGGCACGGGTTTCCAGGAATGCTTGGTAGTATTGATTGTATGCATTGGGCGTGGCATAACTGTCCGACTGCGTGGCGCGACCAATATACGCGATGTGATCACGGCCATCCAACCGTGATACTTGAAGCCGTGGCATCACAAGATTTGTGGATATACCATTCTTTCTTTGGTCACCCTGGTTCACTCAACGACCTCAACGTGTTATACCAATCGGCGATCTTTACTGATGTCGTTAATGGAACCGGTCCGGACACCCGTTTTACAGTTTCTGGGGTTGAGTATAGACGTGGGTATTATCTTGCTGATGGGATATATCCGTCTTGGTCTACAATTGTAAAGACTATTCCATATCCCGAGGacgaaaaaaggaaaaaattcgCCAAGCGTCAAGAAGCTGCAAGAAAAGACATCGAACGTGCTTTTGGTGTCTTACAAAAAAAATGGGCCGTCCTTCAACAACCGGCACGTGCGTTCATACCGAAGAGGTTGCGGCTTTGTATGTACGCTTCCATTTTGCTCCATAACATGATTATTGAAAACGAAGGTCGGGCGATTTGTGAGTATGATGAGAATGCATCTATCGGGAATACTGTCCCAGTAGATCCGCCACaacaggatttaaactcgttcTCGCTAACCAACGACTTCACGCATGCAAACCTTCAACAGGATTTGGTAGAACATATTTGGAACAACGTTAACATCGGGGACGGTGACGGAGACGGAGACGAAGacgagtagtgtaattttttatttttaggaaatgtaatttttttttcggaaatgtttttatttttatttttagaaatgtaattttttttatgttatgaaatgaatttattcATGTTGTGTTATGTTGTATTTattaagttaataaaaaaaattaggaaattataaaatattaaggtggggccccatcctccaCCCCCCTCAAAAGTGAAAGAGGCCCATCCCCATGAGCCAGTGATGTGGCGCCTAGGTGGCGGCCCATCCTCGTGGGGAAGGACCTcaccatacccactagtctaaAGGATCAACATCTAGTGGAAACAATCTTTCAGAGTGGCATTTGTGGCGAGCACGTGGAGCAAGATTTGGTGAAGTTTTCTGGCATGGTTGGTTTATGGGAATCGTATACGGGTAACTTATGGCATGATCTGGTATTGAGATTACCGAGTTGGAAAGAAAACCAATCGATTTTTGTTGACACGAGTGTAGAATGACTGTTTGATTTCATCTTGGTGGTATAGTAGTCATGAAAGATTGTGGTAGATTGGTCTTTGAAGGTTAGTAATGGccaaatagctaaaaaaaacttATTTGATTGTAAGTTGTTTAGATTACAAAGTTCTAGTTGTAGACTTGTAGTAAAAAATTAGTAACATCCCCAACTACCGCTCATCTCCGCTTACTGCACATCTTTGAGACAAGCCTTACCGATCTATGAGTGACAATAATCACTACCTATCCAAACTGCCGTCTTAAAAATCAGTGTGCGGTAAAAGCACGCCGACAGGGTGGAGGAGACCCTAAAAGGGTGGCAAGGTGGTGAGATACCGTTACGTGATGTGTCGCTTTGGGTTTCAAACGAGGTGGGACAAGCCCGACTTGTGTAACGTTAATGAGCTCGAGCTGGAGTTTCGCTGATGCGCTAAACATTAAttctttaattatttttatttatatatcaaTAACTATAACGTTTATACATATATAatgtttatatataatatattataattataggggatggttcaaatgaaaaccacttttattgtgaaaattcaaaaactaactaaacaaagcctaaaaaacacacaaattttttttttcaattttttttataaaaatcgctggtttttatatatataaaaaaactttttttcaaaaaaaaaaaaaattttgtgtagtacacatgtgtaataatacacatgtgtagtacacatacacatgtataATATTATTACACacattacacatgtgcactacacaaatttttttttttttgaaatttttttttatttaaaaaaaacctgcgaaatttggtttgcaaaaaaaaataaataaaaatttttttttgtatgttattttggtttttttaattagttttcgagttttcacaataactagtggttttcatttgaaccttcccctataatTATAATCtatctatataataaaagaaaccactttaggaacacttgtcatcatattaggtcatctcttatagataattattattttagtttaatctcttctaattaattatagataattctcctactaaatattatttagtttaattattacttttatatttatctatttacttcaaattcaaacttagttatctaatttgatattagagtaaattaccattttagtccctgtggttatatcacttttactcttttagcccaaaagtaattttttaacatctaagtcctcaacgtctttttttctaacccttttgtaccccaacgtctttttttctaacccttttggcccccattctaaaatttaaattgttaatttaagatatttttaaataaaaaaaattatttatcacgaaaaccaaactttgtattaatatatgaaatatttttattttcattactaaaaaaatattatatcaattttataacataatttataaatcaatttGTTGGAATTGGTACCGACATTTTATCACTTAAATATATGctgatttgcttcttgaataacatatcttttttttttttcaagaacgATCTTCACAATCATCATATCCATCGCGTATCGAGTATTATCCATTAGTATATTGAAATATATGacttttttattattggtatataaaattagatttattaaacccgtgtaatacacatggttttttaaagatataccttttttattatttactatataaaattacatttattcgacctgtgtaatacatgaggttttttaagatacaactttttattatttgatatataaaattatatttattcaattcgtacaatacacggagtttttttaaggatatatatattttattatttagtatagaaaattaaatttattcaacccgtgtaatatacatatttttaaatatgtaacttttttattatttggtatataaaatcacatttattcaacccgtgtaataaattaggttttttaaagatgtattattttattatttgttaaacaatattacatttattcaacccgtgtacaATATGGTtgttatagatataacttttattatttaatatataagatTGTATTTATtgaacccgtgcaataaaggaggtttttaaagatatattgttttattatttagtatataaaattcattttattcgacccgtgtaatacacggggttataacctagtttttaTATATGTATTTCCAAATAATAAACTTGTTTATGTTTGGAAGGCTAGATAAGCTAAATATGTGTATTTAGGATTCAAGTTTGTTTGTTAAATGAGTTTCAATATAAGCTCAAACTCAAACttgtttatgatatgatcaagTATGTACATAAACATTGATGTTGATATATACTAACTGGTGTAAATACCTGATGTACATGTTGTAATTTGTTgccttttgcccgtttgggtcagCGGTGCCTgtgtttgattgctgttttccCCGTTTGAGTCGAAGGTTTGTTTTAATGAAgtataattttaaaaaaaaaaaaaagttaaaatgtTCAAAGTTCCGACAACACAGAAAGCTTGGATATTCAAGGTACGGATAAGAGTGTTTGGGCCCACTTTCCAACGTGAATGTTCATACGTCCGATCAGAAAAACGATGGTTCGATTTAACATATATACCTTTCTGCATCTAACCCAATATCCAGACCAGATACGTCGTCGTCATGTACCAAACACATGTAATAACGTTATCTCTTAATAACTCAACAACCAATAGATTACGTACACTCCAACCGTTTCTGACTTTTGTTGTACAATGACCACTTGGTCGGACCTTCTGCCGGAGATTCTCAACAACATCTCCGGAAAGTTAGATTTCTATGAAGATTCTATCAACTTTCTTTGTGTTTGCACTTCATGGAAGTCTTCTGCCACTATAACCAAAACCATGTTGGAACATCTTCCTTCTCGGTTGCCCATGTTGATGCTTGCAGAATCCAACACAGATGAAGACGAACTGCGCGTAGGTTCGTTCTTCTATCCAACGGCGGTACCATGCGTAAGCTGCCACTACCAGAGGCGCAACGACAGCGATGTGTGTCGACTCACGGGTGGCTGCTAACAACCGGGGAACAAGAGTTTTATACCAAGCTTGTTAACCCGCTTACTCGTGCTCAAATCGATCTCCGACGCCT encodes:
- the LOC110925267 gene encoding uncharacterized protein LOC110925267; the encoded protein is MPSNSWWPSSSDDEEDMFFANAVLQAGQILIEEEEEEEEEDVSSKNVITRRIRINIDRQGAHEKLVNDYFSDEPLYNDEIFRRRFRMSRRLFTRIANDLAGLDPFFTQRPDARNYEGFTTLQKCTTAIRQLAYGTVADALDEYLQMSARTTRECLYRFCYNVVKLYSKKYLRKPNSYDVQQLYQAHEARHGFPGMLGSIDCMHWAWHNCPTAWRDQYTRCDHGHPTVILEAVASQDLWIYHSFFGHPGSLNDLNVLYQSAIFTDVVNGTGPDTRFTVSGVEYRRGYYLADGIYPSWSTIVKTIPYPEDEKRKKFAKRQEAARKDIERAFGVLQKKWAVLQQPARAFIPKRLRLCMYASILLHNMIIENEGRAICEYDENASIGNTVPVDPPQQDLNSFSLTNDFTHANLQQDLVEHIWNNVNIGDGDGDGDEDE